A segment of the Synechococcus sp. MEDNS5 genome:
TGATCGCAGATCAGGATCTTTTGATCTGCCTGTATCCCCATCTGTTCGCTGTGAAACAGATGGCACGACTAGCCGGAATGCACAGCCGACGGCAACGGGTGTTTGTTGAGAGCAGAGCCGACGCTCTGGGCCACCTCGAAACCATGGCCACCGTTCCTTGGATCCTGGTGTCCGAACGCTTGAGCGATGGCTCGGGACTGTCGCTGCTCGGCGACTGTCGACGGCTCATCCCCAGCCATCGCAGTCTGCTGCTGCTCAACCGCCCCAGCGCTGAAACCCTGAAGATCGCCCGTCAGCTTGAGGTGGATTCCCTGTTGGACGAGCGCAGTGTGGAGAAGCGTTCAGGTGCACTGATTCAGGCGCTGACAGCCCTCAGGGAGGGTTCGCGCTACGAAGATCCAAGGCTGCAAGCCGACTTTGAAGCGACGCACACCAGCAACAAGACGCTCTCAGGCCGGCAACTGGAGATTCTGACTCTCGTGGCGGACGGTCTCAGCAATCGGGACATCGCCCAACAGCTTCAGATTTCGAGCAACACCGTGAGAGATCACCTCAGCGAGATCATGCTGCGACTGGAGGTGAACAACCGCGCCAGCGCGGTGTCATCCGCCCTGCGGCGGGGACTGATGCCCTGAACCAGAGGCACGGTGTGCAAACCCCCCATTTGGAGGATGGTGAATCACGGCCTTACAGATCTGAATGGGTGAGCCGAACCACCGCATTCAGTCCGCATCACGGTTGCTTCTGGTCACACAGAAATGGCGGCCCGTTGCATTTGCTGCATCCTTTCCCGCTGAACTGAAGCGGTTGATGCCTCCTTCAACCCATGCCCCCTTCCAACACGTTGCAGGTTTCCGTTAGCGGAGACCTCTGGTGGGGTGGTTTCACTGCTGAAATCACCGTACGCAATCCCTCCGACCAGCCGCTGGAGAGCTGGAGCACCAGTTTCATCAGTGCCCACGACCTGGACCCTGAAGCCTGGGGGGTGGAGATCACCCGTGAACCCCTGGGGGATGGCCTCAGCCGCTACACACTCACGGGAACCTCCTGGGGACAAAGCATTCCCGCAGGAGGGGAGATTCGCGTGGGATTCAATGGCTCTCAGAGCGTCGATCTCGGCAGGGATGGCGCCTTGACCGAAGCCATGCTGATTGCTGAAAGGCCCATGGGCGAATCGGTGCTAACGCCCTCTGAAGCGCACGATGAAGTGCTCGGTGATGCCAACGCTGCTGAAAACACTTCGATGCCCCATGACCACAGCACGATGGCTGGCCGCTACACGGACATCACCACCTGGGGGAGCTTCCATGGCTCTAACAACAACTCCGAGCACAACGAACTGGTGGGGGGCCGCACGGCGATCACCACCGAAGCGATGGAGGCCTACAACGGCTTGCGCGCCTTTGCCGGCCTTGAGGCGGTTGAGCTCGAGGCGGTTGGTGAGTGGGCTTATGCCCAGGGTTTGACCAACAACGCGCAGGCCTGGGGTGATGACACCAAAGGCGTTGGCCTCTGGTATGCGATGCAAGCAGCCAAGGTGGGGTGGATCTCGGATGAGACCTACAACCCGCAGATCCTGGCTGACATCCAACGCACCGCCCGCCAAGGCGACACCGATGCGGTGATGGCGATGGTTGAAACCTTCGGCCATGAGGGCTTCGCCAGCCATCTGCGCAGCAATGCGCTCGTGGACAC
Coding sequences within it:
- a CDS encoding response regulator transcription factor, producing the protein MAAGTSLRSDLERARSIRALIADQDLLICLYPHLFAVKQMARLAGMHSRRQRVFVESRADALGHLETMATVPWILVSERLSDGSGLSLLGDCRRLIPSHRSLLLLNRPSAETLKIARQLEVDSLLDERSVEKRSGALIQALTALREGSRYEDPRLQADFEATHTSNKTLSGRQLEILTLVADGLSNRDIAQQLQISSNTVRDHLSEIMLRLEVNNRASAVSSALRRGLMP